The following nucleotide sequence is from Lacinutrix sp. Hel_I_90.
AGCATTTAGTTTTAAATCAAATTTGGGATTAAAAATATTTTTAGTAAATAGCGCTCCTGAAACGATGAGACTGTTTTTGTTTTTATCACGAATAGTGAAGTTAGATAATGTTATGCCTTTATTGTCAATGCTTAAGTCTTCATTCTCTAACATAAAAGCAGCGTTAAACATGCTGATATTAAAAGCGGCATTATTGAAATTAAGTTGGCCTTTATACTGCGGCGATGCAGTAGTACCATTTACTTTAAAACGACCAGAGAAGCTCCCGCTAGTTTCTTTTAATAGCCCTTGTGAAAAATTTTCTAAAGCTTTCATTTTAAAGCTATTTAGCTTTAAATCCAAATCGAGATTCGCACCATTCTCATTAGCTAAATAATCACCTGTTAGATCAAGATCTATGGCCCCCTCTTTTAGTTTAGCATTAAAATCATAACTGTTACCACCTAAAGACTTGGCATCAAGGGTGAATGTGCCTAATTTTGATTTTAGAATTTCTAACTCAGATATAGTAACATCGGCTATGATTCCAGTATCTTTAAAAGGGTCTTCTATAACAAACTCACCATTAATTTTTCCGGAGGCTAAGGTTTTATCTGCATTAAAATAACTTAGAAAATCGTCTAATCTAAAATTATTAAAATCCAAAGCGACATGTGCTTTGCTAATGTTTGGTAATTTATCGGTAATCCTTACTTGTTGTGTGCCATTACTAATACTAAAATTATTAAATTCAAGTTTACCTGTGGTGTATATAATTTCGTTATTCTCAGGTGTGATCCAAGACTCTTCATTAAATATCAAGTCTTTTTGAAGCACATGATACCGTAATTCATCTCGTGAGCCTGTAATTTGGGATAATACATTAATGAGTTTTTTATCGTCGTTATAGGCAGTAATGTTAAGTGCCATTTCGTTATTTTTCTGAGCACCAGAAATCATGGTTTTTTGAATAGCAATGGGGCCAGCCTTTAGGGCCTTAAAACTTAAATCAAAATTTAAATCGTTTTTGGTAGTGTTTAAGGTAAAAGCTAAACTGTCTAATTCATTGCCACTATAATTAATATGCGGGGCAGTAATGTTTGCCGATAACTGGCGTTCTTTTTGTTTAAAATCAACAGAAATAGCAATGGTGTCTAAATCTTTTACATTAACCAAAAATACTTCATTAAGTAAAGGGGATTGCGCGATATGACCTCTTAATTTTAATTGTACATCATTAATACTGTCTTGAATCACTTCATCTTTATAGAAATAGCTATACAAATGCGCTTTAATAGCAACACCAAAGGTTTTTGGGTCTGTATTAGACTGTAGATCTAAGTCGACCAATTTATTTTCAAAACGTACCGAAGTGGTGTCTTGCCTTACTAAACCTTTAGCATCAATACGTCCCAGGAGATAGGTTTTATTGTCGTACACAACAACGCCATCATCAATTTGAGCATCAAAGGTATATTTTTCGGCATTACCTTTAAAATCGGCCTTTAGTTTTAAGCCTGTTCTAACGTCGCGCTGCATTAAGCCAAGGCCTTTTATATTTGCACCAATGACGTTTAGATTTACCTTAGCCTCAGGTGCAATAGAATCCAGTATAACAAAAGTGTTGAGCTCTAAATTAAGATTCTCGTCTTTGTATTGTGAGGTAATAGTCCCTTTCCCATTTTTAATGTCCCCAAGAATTTTAAGGTCTTTTATAGCATAGGTATCGTAGTTAAAACTAGAAATGGTGGCTTCTGCTCTTGCGTCAAGTGTGTTAATCGTTTGGCCTTTGCCGTTGGCCTTAATTGTAAGACTTACTTCCCCTAAAGTTTTATTTTTTAGGAGTTCACTTAGTTTGTAATCTTCCACTTTTAAGGTTGCATCAAAAGCAATGGTGTTTTCACTATTAAAGCGACCAGCTATCGTAGCGATGCCTTGAGAAGTGGTGATTTTAGAGTTTGTATATATGTTTTTTAAATTACCTTTAACAGTTCCCGCTATCTTTATGTTTTCTGGAAGAGAAACACCTAATGCGGTTTCATCGACAAAGGTTACGAGGTCTTTTTTAATCGTTTCTGCTGAAAATTTTGGAATATTAAATTGAAGATTGTCAGGATCTGTTGTGTTTTTAAGGGTTCCGCTGGCAGAAATTCGAGTTGTTTTACCCCAGTTAACTAATACTTTTGGAATAGAAACATTTGATAAATACCCTGAAGCTTGAAGATGTCCAGTTAGAGGTTTTTTGCTTAATTTTTTTAAATACGCGTTTTGCTCAAGTGCTGGTTGAAATTTAAACAGTTCATTTAAATCCAAATTAAAGCTGGGAAAGTCTACAGCGATTTTTGCGTTTTCTGGTTTTTCTATTAAGGCTTTTAACGAGTTGTAATCCAATTTAAGTGTCCCATTAAGAGCATTGTTATTCAATTTTAATTTTAGACCATCTATCTTTAGTTCTTGATCTGAAATATTAAAATTAAGCGCTAAATCCTTTAAGTTTAAACCTGAAGTTTCGTTAAAACTTAAAGCCTCTAGGTTTAATCTGCCTTTTTTTTCTTTTAGAAAAATAGAATGTCCTTCTAAGTTTATGGTTTTTAATACGATAGCATTCGGATTGAATTGCTTTTTGCTTGGTTTAGCGTTACCAACAAAATAACTGAAGTTATCGTTCTCCAAATTAATGCTTCCAATAGAAACTCTTAAATCTGGCCATTCGAAATTTTTGATGTCTTTTTTGATGCCTTCTGAAACTTCTTTAACCTTTTCTGTTATAGCATTGTCTTCTGTTTCTGTATAAACGGTAATGACTGAATTTCTTAAATCTAGAGTGTTAATTTCAAAGGTATTATCTGGGAGATTAGCGGTTGGAATTTCAGCATAGAAATCGGCAACATCTACATTTACAGTAATTCTATCCGCTTGCGATTTATAGTTCGCAAAGACGTTTTTTAGTGTTAATTTTTCTGTGGAGAGTTTAGGTAAAGGTATGTTTTCTGCGTTAGGGTCTCTGGGCACAGGACTTTGAAAGAATCTAATTTTCGCATTGGACAATTCAATTTCCGAAGCTTTAAAATCCATGGCCTCCAGATTTATTTGATCCATTTCTAATTGGAGTTTTCCTATATCAAAGCGACTATCTATACCGGAAACAGCGTCATCGTAAAGAATAGCAATGTTTTTAAAATCCAACTGGCCAATGATTAGATTTAAAGGCTTAGCGGTTTGGGTTTGTATGGTATCAGGTTTAGTCGCAAAGGCATCAATTAAAAACTGAAAGTTAAATCCGTTAATCGTGTCTTTTCTTATAATATTGGCGCGAAGCCCTTGCACCTGTAAGTCATCAACTCCAACACCATTCCCTTTAATCATTGACCATAACGGTACGTTGGCTTCTAAGGTTTTCGAATAAATTAAGGTGTCCCCCTTTTTGTCTTCAAGGTAGAGACCATCCAATTGAATATCACCATCAAAAGTAACGAAGAGCTTTTTTATCTCGATCTTAGTCTTGGTTTTGTTTGATACATAGGAAATAGCCTTATTAACTATTATGTTTTGACCAAAAGGACTGCGAATGAATAGTATAAGGATAATGAAAAGAAGCAAAAGGCTAAGAAAAATCTTTCCTATGACCTTTAAAATGCGGTTGACCTTCTTTTTAGATTTAGGTATTTTATCTTTTTTGTTTTCCAATAGCAACACTAATAATCTACAAATTTATTAAATTACAGATTAACAAAGGTGCTCTAAAAGTTTTATTAATACCAAGAAATGATAACAAATCTGCTTATTTAGCGCGAGGTACATTAGAGTGTTTATTACTCGTTTTTTTCCATATTTGTTCTGAATTTAAATAGAAACTCCCGATAAAATCAAAATTGCATTCATCAGGCGCAATGATAGATAAAAATGGATTTTGAGAGTTGTCTCTGTAAAGATGATAGGTCTGGCCAATAATGGGTTCGAAATTAAACTTAGCGTTATAAACCAAATTGTTATATTCTAGTTCTTCCATCATTTTATCATATTCGGCTTTTAATTCTAAGTATTTTGCCTCAATTTGTTTATTGGCTTTTAGTATGTTTTTGTTTTTCCAAGTGATATTATCTGTTGCTATTATGGCTGGAGCTCCAACATTTGTAGCATAGGGCTTTAGTGACGCGTTATACTTTTGGGAAGCCTCATCAAAAACTATATTATCAGGTTTTTTTTTCATAATTCACTTATAATAAGAATGGATTTGATTTTCAGTATTAAAAAATCAAATCCATTATAGGTAATGTTTTAAAAGCGCCCTTAAACTCGGGGAACACCTTTTATTCGTTTTTCGATTTTACGTTTTTTCTCTGTTAAGACTTTCATAACATCCATTAAGTGAGCGTCTTTGGTCTTTTTATAAACTTCATTTATTGCTAAAATTAATTTTTTAGCTTTTCTCGAGGCTACAACGCGATCACTTGTAGACATATGACTCATTTTAGCTTTTTCAAACTTCTCAGCTTCTAATAATAAATCCATAGTTAATTTTGTTTAAATTTTCATAAAAATAATTAAACACCTATAAAATTATGCTAAGAAAATCATAAAACTATTTTATAGCCAAATTGTTTAAACCTATATAATTTATTATTTCCCTTAATTTTAGTGTGTTTTACTAGTTTTTATTCTGTAATGTTCTTGGGTTAAAAGCAGTTATAATTGTACTTGTTTGTGGTAACAACATCAAGCGAAATCAGAGTTGTCTAAAATAATTAGATAGTACTTAGTTAACAATGTGTTGCCCTATAAATGTTTCTATTTCGGTTATTTTAGTTTAAATTTATTATTTAATTTTATCTAGTATTAAAAGTGATTTTACCTTAACTATATTTTTTAGAATGTATGATAGGATGAAGAAATAGTGTCTGAAATTATATAAATGTTTAAATTAGCTACTGTTTCTAAATCTTTAAAGTCTAGTCGCTGGTGTAAAGGTCAAAAAATAAGAAGCATAGTGGTGTTGCCAAAATTTTATTTGAACTTATTAACCTCTTTTATCTTTGAGTTCTTATAAAATTGGTTAATATCAGGAAAAAAAAGGGCCTTGATTTAAACTAAAACATATGGATAATAACACGACGCTTTCTAAATTGAAAGATTCATTACTGGAGCACTGGAACGATTTTATTTATCAGGTTCCAAACATTATAATAGCAATATTAATCGTAACCTTTGGGTTTTTACTTTCTAATAGTGTAGCGCTCTTTTTTAAAAAAATTATAGCTGCAAGGACGCAAGATCCACTCATGACTAATTTCCTGGCTAAAACCATAAAACTTGGCCTTATTATTTTAGTTATTTTATTGGCTCTTAATATTGCAGGTTTAGGTGGTATAGCGACAGGGCTTTTAACAGCGGCCGGAGCATCTGCTATTGTGATTGGGTTCGCTTTTAAGGATATAGGAGAAAACTTCATTGCAGGAATTATATTATCATTTAATAGGCCTTTTAACTTAAATGATACTGTTAAAATAGATGATATTTTTGGTAAGGTAAAGACCATGCAATTTCGTTATACCAAACTCAAAACCTTTGATGGTAGAGACGTGTATATCCCAAACAGTGACATCATCAAAAAAGCGGTATTTAATTACACAGAAGATGGTTTTTTCAGGCTAGATTTTATTGTGGGTATTGATTATGATGATGATATTGATATTGCAAAACAAGTCATCCTTGATGCTGTTCTTAAATCTGAAGGGGTTATTAACACAGAGACACATGAGTGTTTTGTAACTGTAGACTCTTTAGGGGTAAGCACTGTGAATCTTAAAATATTATTCTGGACTAAAACCAAGGAATATAGGCGTGTAGCTTTAGAAGTGCGTAGCGATGTGATTAAAAATGTCAAGCAAGTTATTTTGAAAAACGGATTGAACATGCCTGCTGATATTACAGAAATTAAGCTTTACGGCTCTCAAACTAGTATTCCTATCACGGTTAAAAAGGAGTAATTTACTTTTGTTATTTGCCCAAAACGGATCAAAGATCAATTTCAAAAGTTGTGAGAATTCAATATAGATTTTTAAACAAAATCATACAAACCAAAAAACCCAATCTTTTCAGATTGGGTTTTTAGTGGTGGTGCCTCCAGGAATCGAACCAGGGACACAAGGATTTTCAGTCCTTTGCTCTACCAACTGAGCTAAGGCACCAGTTGCATTAAATTGCGAGTGCAAATATAGTTTCAATTTTAATACTTGCAAAAGAAAATTTATAAAATTTCATTTACTAAATTTACATTTTTTAAATTGAACTATGAATTTAATCGTTGATGTTGGTAATAGTTTTACTAAACTAGCTGTTTTTGAGCAGAGTAGCATGTTACTCAAAGTGCGTATTGAAACAGAAGATTGTGTAAAAGAAATAAAAAAACTTCAGAACATTTATGAGAATTTTGAGTTTGCAATCGTTTCTTCGGTAGGAAAACTAGATGAAACGGCTATAAATTTTTTAAAAAAAGCGTTTCAGCTACAAATTTTAACGCACGAAACTAATTTACCATTTAAGAATTTATATGCGACACCAAAAACATTAGGTATCGATCGTATGGCCTTGGTTTGTGCTGCTGTAAAACAATTTCCAGATAGAAACGTATTAATTATTGATGCTGGAACCTGTATCACTTTCGATTTTATAACTGCAGAAAATGAATATCTTGGTGGTGCAATATCACCTGGCATTCGTATGCGTTACAAAGCGATGCACAATCAAACGGCTAATTTACCGTTATTAGATACCGGAATTCCAAATCATATTATTGGTAATTCTACAGCAACATCTATGCATTCTGGTGTTTTTTATGGAGTCATAAGTGAAATAGACGGGAATATTGAAAGGTATCTCGAAAAATATTCAGATTTAACAGTAATTTTAACAGGAGGAGATACTAAAATGTTGTCTAAACAATTTAAAAGTAGCATATTTGCGGACTCGGATTTCCTTTTAAAAGGATTAAATTTTATTTTACAATATAACTCACACTAATGATAAAAAAACTTGTATTAGTTTTTATTGCACTTTTCGCAATTCAAAGTTACGCCCAAGAAACTACTGCTTCACCGTATTCATTTTATGGTATAGGAACCTTAAAATTTAAAGGATCTGTAGAAAATAAGAGTATGGGTGGCTTGAGCATCTATAAAGACAGTATTCATATTAATTTTAGAAATCCTGCAACTTACGGTGGCTTAAATATTCAGTCCTTTAAAAACGAAAGTCGCCCTGTGACGTTTACTGTAGGCGGTAGCCATACATCAACTGAACTAGAAAGTAATTTTGGTAGCGATCGCGTAAAAGCCTCGACGTTTGATTATTTAGCATTGTCTATTCCGGTGGGAAAACTAGGTTTCGGCTTTGGTTTATTGCCCTATACAGCTGTTGGCTATCGCTTAGAGACCAATAATGATGTTGGAAATATTGATACAAGGTTTAGAGGAGAAGGCGGGTTGAACAAGGCCTTTTTATCTGCAGGATATCAAATTACTGATGAATTAAGTGCTGGTATTGATGCTAATTATAATTTTGGAAACATTCAAAATAGTACCATACAGTTTAATTATAATGCTCAAAATGAACCGCTGCAAACGCAGTCTCGTGAGAATAACAGATCAGATTTAAGTGGTCTCAGTCTTAATATTGGATTGCATTACCAACGTATGATAACTAATAAATTAGAGCTGCAATCTTCATTTACCTATGCGCCTTCAAGTGATTTAAATTCTAAAAATGAGCGCTCATTTTCAAGTATCATTATTAATCCTACAACAGGAGCTGAAAGTCCTATAGAAACTATGGAAGGTGATTTAGCAGCATCTGGTTTAGAAGAAACTAGCTTAACCTTACCTTCAAGAGTCTCGTTTGGAGCTGGAATAGGAGAACCAAGAAAATGGTTTGCTGGCTTAGAATATACAGCGCAAAATACAAGTGAGTTTTCAAATGTCTTATACCAAAACACAGGATCTACTTTTGAAGATGCTTCAACCTTGTCTATCGGCGGATTTTATATTCCAGAATACAATTCGTTTACAAGCTATTGGAAAAGAGTAGTTTATAGAGGTGGCCTGCGCTTTGAGAACACCGGTTTGAAAATAGAAAACGAATCTATTAAAGAGTTTGGCATAGCTTTTGGAATAGGTATACCAGTTGGTACAATTAGAAATCCATTCTCTAACGCCAATATAGGTTTTGAAATAGGACAACGCGGTACAACAAATGCGAATCTTATTCAAGAGAATTTTATAAAAGTCCAATTGAGTCTGTCGTTAAACGATAGATGGTTTGATAAAAGAAAATACGACTAACAAAACATTAAAATTAAAGATTATGAAAACTAACATGACACTACTTATAGCCTTTTTATTTTTAGGTCTAACAACAAGTTTCGCTCAGGACAATGAAGCGTGTAATAATAACTTGTCGTTGTTTACAGAGGCGGTAAAAGGAAAAAATTGTAAAGAAGCTTATCCTTATTATCAAAAAGCAATAAAAGATTGTCCAAAGTATAATCAATCTGCCATATATAAATATGGAGAAGATATGTTTGAACTTTGTATTGATGAGTCTTCTGGAGAGGCAAAAAAGAAGTACATTAATGAGTTAATTAGTCTGTGGGAATCAAGAATGGTAAATTATGCCAGTAAATCTCCTAAAGGGAAGTACGGTTCAAAAATTGCTGAGTTGAAATATGATAACAGAGAATTGTTAGGTTTAACAGACGAACAAATTTATAATGAATTTGATGCGGTATACACTTCAGATTTAAAAAACTTTAGCAGTCCAAAGGGATTATATGTTTACTTTAAAATGATGGTAAACCTTTATGATGCTGGAAAGAAAACACCACAACAATTATTTGATAAATATGATGATGTTGTAGATAAAATAGAAACTGAAGTTGCTGAAAATGCTTCTGAGCTGAATAAGTTAGTGGCTAAAGAAGAGGCAGGAACACCGTTAACAAAAAAGGATAAGCAGTACAAGCCCTTTTATGAGCGAATGATAGAAGTTTTAGATAAGATTTCTGGTAGCGTAGATCAAGAATTAGGAGATAGAGCCAATTGTGAAAACTTAATTCCATTGTATCAAAAAGACTATGAGTCTAAGAAAAATGACGCACAATGGTTACAAAGAGCAATGAACAAGTTGTATGCTAAAGATTGTAAAGAAGATCCAATGTTTGTGAAAATTGTAAAACAAAAGTATTCTTTAGAGCCAAATGCAGATACCGCCCGTTATTTATACGTAATTACTGGAGAACAAAAATATTTAGACGAAACGTTTAGACTAGAAAAAAATCCAATTAAAAAAGCGAAGTTGTATTACCAACAGGCTAATGATTATAAGTCTAAAGGGAATTATAGTCAAGCGAGAAATTACTATATGAAATCTGTTGAACTAAACCCTTCTAATAGAAAGCCATACTTACAAATAGCAAACATGTATGCAAGTAGCGCTAAAGATTGTGGTTCTGATGCTTTTAATCAAAGAGCAGTGTATTGGTTAGCTGCACAAGAAGCAGATAAAGGAGGAAGCGCATCTGCAGCGGCTTCATATAGAGGTTATGCACCAACCAAGGTTGATATTTTTGATAAAAACATGAGTGGTAAAACAATAAAAATAGGATGTTGGATTCAAAGAAGTGTAACAGTGCCTAACTAATGATTATTAATAAACAATATATATTCAAAAACGGAGTCATAGCATTAGCTATGACTTTGTTTTTTTCTTGTAAAAACAACTTTCAAGAGATTAAAAACATTGGTGTTTCAGAAAATGAGCCTCAAGGGGTTGGTATCGATATTAACGCCAAACGTACAGACTCTGGTCGTGTAGTGGCTAATTTGATGACTCCAAAAATGCTGGATTTTGAAAACCGAAAGTTTGGGTATTCAGAATGTCCACAGGGTGTTGTTTTAGATATTTTTGATGAAAACAATCAAAAAACCAGGGTTATTGCAGATTATGCCATTATCTATAG
It contains:
- a CDS encoding type III pantothenate kinase gives rise to the protein MNLIVDVGNSFTKLAVFEQSSMLLKVRIETEDCVKEIKKLQNIYENFEFAIVSSVGKLDETAINFLKKAFQLQILTHETNLPFKNLYATPKTLGIDRMALVCAAVKQFPDRNVLIIDAGTCITFDFITAENEYLGGAISPGIRMRYKAMHNQTANLPLLDTGIPNHIIGNSTATSMHSGVFYGVISEIDGNIERYLEKYSDLTVILTGGDTKMLSKQFKSSIFADSDFLLKGLNFILQYNSH
- a CDS encoding tetratricopeptide repeat protein; this encodes MKTNMTLLIAFLFLGLTTSFAQDNEACNNNLSLFTEAVKGKNCKEAYPYYQKAIKDCPKYNQSAIYKYGEDMFELCIDESSGEAKKKYINELISLWESRMVNYASKSPKGKYGSKIAELKYDNRELLGLTDEQIYNEFDAVYTSDLKNFSSPKGLYVYFKMMVNLYDAGKKTPQQLFDKYDDVVDKIETEVAENASELNKLVAKEEAGTPLTKKDKQYKPFYERMIEVLDKISGSVDQELGDRANCENLIPLYQKDYESKKNDAQWLQRAMNKLYAKDCKEDPMFVKIVKQKYSLEPNADTARYLYVITGEQKYLDETFRLEKNPIKKAKLYYQQANDYKSKGNYSQARNYYMKSVELNPSNRKPYLQIANMYASSAKDCGSDAFNQRAVYWLAAQEADKGGSASAAASYRGYAPTKVDIFDKNMSGKTIKIGCWIQRSVTVPN
- a CDS encoding mechanosensitive ion channel family protein encodes the protein MDNNTTLSKLKDSLLEHWNDFIYQVPNIIIAILIVTFGFLLSNSVALFFKKIIAARTQDPLMTNFLAKTIKLGLIILVILLALNIAGLGGIATGLLTAAGASAIVIGFAFKDIGENFIAGIILSFNRPFNLNDTVKIDDIFGKVKTMQFRYTKLKTFDGRDVYIPNSDIIKKAVFNYTEDGFFRLDFIVGIDYDDDIDIAKQVILDAVLKSEGVINTETHECFVTVDSLGVSTVNLKILFWTKTKEYRRVALEVRSDVIKNVKQVILKNGLNMPADITEIKLYGSQTSIPITVKKE
- the lptC gene encoding LPS export ABC transporter periplasmic protein LptC yields the protein MIINKQYIFKNGVIALAMTLFFSCKNNFQEIKNIGVSENEPQGVGIDINAKRTDSGRVVANLMTPKMLDFENRKFGYSECPQGVVLDIFDENNQKTRVIADYAIIYSATDLVDLQGNVIVASSEKDSLFAEQLYFDQNKQWLFTNLPVTYKSKDYLTKGSGFDSDRDFKKAEVLEISGLFAVQED
- a CDS encoding translocation/assembly module TamB domain-containing protein, translated to MLLLENKKDKIPKSKKKVNRILKVIGKIFLSLLLLFIILILFIRSPFGQNIIVNKAISYVSNKTKTKIEIKKLFVTFDGDIQLDGLYLEDKKGDTLIYSKTLEANVPLWSMIKGNGVGVDDLQVQGLRANIIRKDTINGFNFQFLIDAFATKPDTIQTQTAKPLNLIIGQLDFKNIAILYDDAVSGIDSRFDIGKLQLEMDQINLEAMDFKASEIELSNAKIRFFQSPVPRDPNAENIPLPKLSTEKLTLKNVFANYKSQADRITVNVDVADFYAEIPTANLPDNTFEINTLDLRNSVITVYTETEDNAITEKVKEVSEGIKKDIKNFEWPDLRVSIGSINLENDNFSYFVGNAKPSKKQFNPNAIVLKTINLEGHSIFLKEKKGRLNLEALSFNETSGLNLKDLALNFNISDQELKIDGLKLKLNNNALNGTLKLDYNSLKALIEKPENAKIAVDFPSFNLDLNELFKFQPALEQNAYLKKLSKKPLTGHLQASGYLSNVSIPKVLVNWGKTTRISASGTLKNTTDPDNLQFNIPKFSAETIKKDLVTFVDETALGVSLPENIKIAGTVKGNLKNIYTNSKITTSQGIATIAGRFNSENTIAFDATLKVEDYKLSELLKNKTLGEVSLTIKANGKGQTINTLDARAEATISSFNYDTYAIKDLKILGDIKNGKGTITSQYKDENLNLELNTFVILDSIAPEAKVNLNVIGANIKGLGLMQRDVRTGLKLKADFKGNAEKYTFDAQIDDGVVVYDNKTYLLGRIDAKGLVRQDTTSVRFENKLVDLDLQSNTDPKTFGVAIKAHLYSYFYKDEVIQDSINDVQLKLRGHIAQSPLLNEVFLVNVKDLDTIAISVDFKQKERQLSANITAPHINYSGNELDSLAFTLNTTKNDLNFDLSFKALKAGPIAIQKTMISGAQKNNEMALNITAYNDDKKLINVLSQITGSRDELRYHVLQKDLIFNEESWITPENNEIIYTTGKLEFNNFSISNGTQQVRITDKLPNISKAHVALDFNNFRLDDFLSYFNADKTLASGKINGEFVIEDPFKDTGIIADVTISELEILKSKLGTFTLDAKSLGGNSYDFNAKLKEGAIDLDLTGDYLANENGANLDLDLKLNSFKMKALENFSQGLLKETSGSFSGRFKVNGTTASPQYKGQLNFNNAAFNISMFNAAFMLENEDLSIDNKGITLSNFTIRDKNKNSLIVSGALFTKNIFNPKFDLKLNAKNFQFLNATKKDNNFLYGVASFDADANLNGDLQIPKLDANISLSENTDVTYVMPSAAVNVEQRDGVVIFVNRENPDAILTQTEEATATIKGFDIKSFLKVGKKATVTIIIDEETGDYFKVSGHGDFNFTMKPNGRMNLVGTYNVDAGLYELNLYNLVNRKFELAPGSKVSWSGDPFDAKLDVRAIYNLKASASPLMAAQTSGADPAIQSKYRQVLPFYVYLNINGELLQPKISFKLDMPENEQGAIGGQVYGRVQQVNQQEGELNRQVFSLLVLNRFYPEPGSDGSKGGFATVARSNLNDAVSDQLNVFSNKFLEDTGFELDFGLDSYTDYQGDAPQDRTQLNIAAQKRLFDDRLIVRVGSEVDIQGSSSTGEATPLIGNVSLEYLLTENGRYKLKGFRRNEFENVIDGQTIVSGIGLIFTQEFNKFKELWDAVFYNETKEEKSERERLKAQQKQKDKEKIDPENEEINNK
- a CDS encoding membrane protein, whose product is MIKKLVLVFIALFAIQSYAQETTASPYSFYGIGTLKFKGSVENKSMGGLSIYKDSIHINFRNPATYGGLNIQSFKNESRPVTFTVGGSHTSTELESNFGSDRVKASTFDYLALSIPVGKLGFGFGLLPYTAVGYRLETNNDVGNIDTRFRGEGGLNKAFLSAGYQITDELSAGIDANYNFGNIQNSTIQFNYNAQNEPLQTQSRENNRSDLSGLSLNIGLHYQRMITNKLELQSSFTYAPSSDLNSKNERSFSSIIINPTTGAESPIETMEGDLAASGLEETSLTLPSRVSFGAGIGEPRKWFAGLEYTAQNTSEFSNVLYQNTGSTFEDASTLSIGGFYIPEYNSFTSYWKRVVYRGGLRFENTGLKIENESIKEFGIAFGIGIPVGTIRNPFSNANIGFEIGQRGTTNANLIQENFIKVQLSLSLNDRWFDKRKYD
- a CDS encoding DUF2452 domain-containing protein produces the protein MKKKPDNIVFDEASQKYNASLKPYATNVGAPAIIATDNITWKNKNILKANKQIEAKYLELKAEYDKMMEELEYNNLVYNAKFNFEPIIGQTYHLYRDNSQNPFLSIIAPDECNFDFIGSFYLNSEQIWKKTSNKHSNVPRAK